Proteins from one Sphingomonas sp. R1 genomic window:
- a CDS encoding response regulator: MNNADDSTVLVVEDESFVRMIAADVLEESGFRVLEAPDASVALDLLKQHDVAVVFTDINMPGPIDGLDLARIVTERFPHVKVIVTSGKQWLGPEDLPDASVFLPKPYRPAQLTRLIEAQAKVGG; the protein is encoded by the coding sequence ATGAATAACGCCGACGACTCGACGGTCCTGGTTGTCGAAGACGAAAGCTTCGTCAGGATGATTGCCGCCGACGTACTTGAAGAGAGCGGTTTTCGTGTGCTGGAGGCCCCGGATGCTTCGGTAGCACTCGATCTTCTCAAGCAACATGATGTCGCCGTTGTCTTTACCGACATCAACATGCCAGGTCCGATCGACGGACTGGACCTGGCGAGGATCGTGACCGAGCGATTCCCGCATGTGAAGGTGATCGTCACGTCTGGGAAGCAGTGGCTCGGTCCTGAAGACCTCCCCGACGCCAGCGTATTCCTGCCAAAGCCCTATCGACCAGCACAGCTTACCCGGTTGATCGAGGCTC